From a single Anomaloglossus baeobatrachus isolate aAnoBae1 chromosome 8, aAnoBae1.hap1, whole genome shotgun sequence genomic region:
- the PPIL1 gene encoding peptidyl-prolyl cis-trans isomerase-like 1 translates to MAGIPPDNWRPAIVSLDTSMGTVTVELYWEHAPRTCRNFAELSRRGYYNGTRFHRIIKDFMVQGGDPTGTGRGGGSIYDGKHFSDELHPELKFTGAGILAMANSGPDTNGSQFFLTLAPAQWLDGKHTIFGRVCQGLGTLNRLGMVETDSQDRPRDEVKILRANAN, encoded by the coding sequence ATGGCGGGGATCCCTCCGGACAATTGGCGGCCCGCCATCGTCAGCCTGGACACCAGTATGGGCACGGTGACGGTGGAGCTGTACTGGGAGCACGCCCCGAGGACCTGCAGGAACTTCGCCGAGCTCTCCCGCCGCGGCTACTACAACGGCACCAGGTTCCACCGCATCATCAAGGACTTCATGGTGCAGGGCGGGGACCCCACGGGCACCGGGcgtggcggcggctccatctatgaCGGGAAGCACTTCTCCGACGAGCTGCACCCGGAGCTGAAGTTCACCGGGGCCGGGATCCTCGCCATGGCCAACTCTGGGCCCGACACAAATGGCAGCCAGTTCTTCCTCACCTTGGCCCCGGCGCAGTGGCTGGACGGGAAGCACACGATCTTCGGGCGAGTGTGCCAGGGGCTGGGGACCTTGAACCGACTGGGCATGGTGGAGACGGACAGCCAGGACCGGCCGCGGGACGAGGTGAAGATCCTCCGGGCCAACGCCAACTGA